In Parageobacillus sp. KH3-4, the genomic window AGGATAAACTCTCCGTCCTTCGGATGTTAAAAGCGGCGTTGCAAAACGAAGCGATTAAACTTGGCAAAAGCCAATTATCGGAAGACGAAGAGCTAACCGTTCTTTCTCGCGAATTAAAGCAGCGTAAAGACTCCCTCCAGGAATTCGAAAACGCTGGTCGCATGGACCTTGTTGAAAAAGCAAAGGCAGAAATCGAAATTGTTCAATTATATATGCCAAAACAATTGACAGAAGAAGAGCTTTTGGAAATTGTCAAACAGACGATTGCGGAAGTAGGTGCTTCTTCGAAAGCGGATATGGGCAAAGTGATGGGAGCAATCATGCCAAAGGTAAAAGGAAAAGCGGATGGCTCTCTCGTCAATAAGCTTGTTCAACAACAACTTTCACAATAATGGAATGGGTGTTCCGTGAAAGCGGGCACCCTTTGTTTTTACCGCCCGAAACAACAATTGGTGCTAACCCCCTTTTTTATCTCATATGTATGAGATGAAAGGGGGTTCTTTTTTATGGTGAAAAAATGGCGGCAACATATGAGAAGATGGCTTACAGACAAATTGGAGCTTCCCGCCGATATTGTCATGGACCTTCCCCGCATTACGATGGTTGGACAAATACATATTTATGTCGAAAATCATCGTGGTTTACTCACGTTTAGCGACAAAGAGCTCCGCTTGCTTTTAAAACAAGGCCAGCTCCTTGTCCGCGGTGAAAAGTTTGTCATTAAAACCATTTTGCCAGAGGAAATTTTGCTTGAAGGAAAAATAAGCCAAGTTATTTATATAGATGAGTAATGCTTTACAATTTTGTAGCCAATGATCCGAAAGAGGGAGCGGAAGGAGGAAATGGGATGAAGAACCAATGGATAAACTTACTGGAAGGCAGCGTAAGGGTGAAAGCGCAAGGGAAAGGTGTGGAACGATTGATTAACGCGTGCGTACGCAACGATATTGCCGTTTGGAATGTAAAAAAGCATGGCGATCATATTGCGACGTTTTTTATTTTGCTAAAAGATGTCAGGCGGCTGCGCATTGTCGCCAGAAAAAGCGATTGTAAACTTTATTTTGTGGGAAAAGTGGGATTCCCGTTTTTTTTCAAAAACATGCTAACGAATCTTGGCGTTTTTGTCGGCGTCTGCTTCTTTTTTGCCATCGTTTTTATGCTTTCCAATATGATTTGGGGGATCGATATTAAAGGGGCAAAACCGGAGACGGAATACCGCATATTGAAAGAATTAAAACAAATGGGAATCGAAAAAGGAGCGTTGCAATTTTTCATTGATGATCCAGTTACGATTCAGAAGAAATTGATGGATCGCATTGACAACATTACATGGATCGGCGTGGAACTTAAAGGGACGACGTTTTATTTTCAAGTGGTGGAGAAAAACGAACCAAAAGAGCCAAAAAAAATCGGTGCTCGCTATTTAGTGGCAAGAAAAGAGGCGGTTATTACGGACATGTTCGTTGAAAAAGGGCAGCCGCTTGTTTCGGTCAACGATCATGTGACGAAAGGGCAGTTATTAGTGTCGGGCATTATCGGAAAGGAAGGGCGAACAACGTTTGTGCCGGCGCGAGGGAAAATTTTTGGCGAAACATGGTACAAGTCTACCGTTGTCCTGCCGCTGGAAGCGACGTTTCAAGTATTAACGGGAAAATACATAGAAAAACATTATATAGCGGTGAAAAATATTTCGATTCCAATATGGGGGGTTCAAAAACCTACGTTTCGCCATTATAAAATAGACCGACAGAAAAGACCGCTCCGCTTTTGGAAATGGGACTTGCCTATTTATTACGAACGTGTCGTTTTTCGGGAAACGCAAGAAGCGAAGCGCAGCTATACATGGGAAGAAGCGCTTGCAAAAGCAAAGGAACTTGCCCGCGAAGAATTAAAGGCGAAATTGCCAGAAGATGCTAAGATTAAAGGAGAAAAAGTTTTGCATCAAGCGAGAGAGAATGGTAAAGTAAGGGTAGAGTTGCATTACCAAGTGATTGAAAACATCGCGATACCACAACCAATAGTTCAAGGAGATTGAGGATGTCAGAAGAGTTTGTAACCATCAGTCAGCAATTGGAAAACGCAAATGAAGCAATTGCGCTTTTCGGCATTCATGACGCCCATTTAAAGCGGATGGAACAGGAACTGGGAGTTTCCATCGTAACAAGAGGAGAATCGGTGAGCGTTTCTGGCACCCCGGAACAAGTGCAGCTTGTTGACGACTTGTTGCGCCATTTGTTGATTCTTATCCGGAAAGGTATTTCCATTAGTGAACGGGATGTGATGTATGCGATTCAATTGGCGAAACAAGGAACGCTCGATTATTTGATTAGTTTATATGAGGAAGAAATTATAAAAAATGCTAAAGGAAAATCAATACGTGTAAAAACGTTGGGGCAGCGCCATTATGTCTCCGCCATTAAACAGCATGACCTTGTTTTTGGAATTGGACCTGCCGGAACAGGAAAAACGTATTTGGCGGTGGTGATGGCTGTCTGCGCCTTGAAAAGTGGACAGGTGAAGCGCATTATTTTAACTCGCCCGGCGGTGGAAGCAGGAGAAAGTTTAGGATTTTTGCCGGGAGATTTAAAAGAAAAAGTCGACCCTTACTTGCGTCCTCTTTACGATGCGCTGCACGATGTATTGGGGGTGGACCATACGCAGCGGTTAATTGAGAGAGGAACGATCGAAATCGCACCGCTGGCGTATATGCGCGGGAGAACGCTCGAAGATGCTTTCGTCATTTTAGATGAAGCGCAAAATACGACACCGGCGCAGATGAAAATGTTTTTAACAAGATTAGGCTTTGGTTCCAAAATGGTCATTACCGGTGATATTTCACAAGTCGATTTGCCAAAAGGAGTAAAATCGGGGCTTGCCGTGGCAAAAGAAATATTGGGAGCGGTCAGCGGCGTATCCTTTGTCTTTTTAGAGGAAACGGATGTCGTGCGCCATCCGCTCGTGGCGAAAATTATTGAAGCATACGAAGAGGCTGGCATGTAGAGAAGAAGACCCGTTTTTTAAAGGGTCTTTTCTTTAAAGCGAGGGGAAAACCGTTGGAGAGGATTCGCTTTTTTCTAGAACATATTAATCACGTTCGCTTCGTTCGTTATCTTTTGTTTTTGTTTTTAGGGCTGTTTTTATTCACGGCATTATATGCTCAAGTAAAACCGCGCCAGTATGAAATGCGTTTATTTGATATTGCGACAGAAACGATTCGGTCACCGATTACCATTGAAGACAAGGAAACGACAGAAAAACTAAAAAAAGAAGCCGCCAATAAAGTGGCGGATGTTTATACATTAAAAAAAGAATACGCGGAAAATCGCGTCGATTTAATTTCATCGCTATTTACCACCATCGTTGAAATTCAGGATGAAGCCAGGGGAAAAAATAAGGAACAAGCGGAAATGGTCGATAAGCTGAAAGAACGGCTGCCGCAGGAATGGTTTTCTTATTTGTCCGAAGGCGAATGGGAAAAGCTGCTTCAAGCGGCTCCAGAAGATATAAACACGGCAAAGGAAGCAGCGGTAACGGCTGTTCATTCCATTATGGCGGAGCGCATCACGAAATCAGAATTGGAGAGGGCAAGGGCGAAAGTGCAAGATGAATTGGAGTATGTCATTCTTCCGCCGGCGTTAAAAAAAATTGTTGTAAAGTTGACGAAACAGGCAATCATTCCGAACGTTATTTACGATCGTGCCGCTACGGAAGAAAAACGAAGACAGGCGATGGATGAAGTAAAACCGGTAAAAATTTTGCAAGGACAAGTCATCGTCGAGGAAGGGCAATTTATTACAAATGAAATTTATCGTCAGCTTCAGCTTGTCGGCTTATTGCAAAATGATCGTTCTTTTCAGCCGCTTATCGGTCTTTTTCTTTTCGTGTTATTATTGTTATCGCCCGTTATTTACTACTTTGGGCGAGAAAAGACGAACACGAACTTGTTCGTATATGCGACCATTTTTACGATCATGATACTTGTGATGGAACTGATTCGTCTCATCCCGGAGAGCGATACGTTTTCCGCCGGTTATCTTGTGCCGGTTGCTTTCGGCACCATGCTCGTTCGCATTTTCATCGGGGAACGGATGGCGATTATTACAAGCATTCTTTGTGCCGTATGTGGCAGTTTAATGTTTCACGAGGAAACCGGTACGAACGGCACGATTCAAGTTTCATTGGCGGTTTATTTAGTAACAAGCGGGCTAGCGGGAAGTTTCTTTTTACATAAACAGCTGCGAAAAGCAAAAATCTGGCAGGCAGGGGTATTTGTCGCTTTCATTAATATTGTTGTTATGCTTGCGCTAAACTTGCTGAAAAATGGTCATTATTCGTTAGCAGAAACCGGCATATTTCTGCTGATGGCATTTGCTTCCGGCATTTTCTCAGCGATTTTAACGATCGGGCTTTTGCCGGTTTTAGAAGCGAGCTTTGGCATTTTGTCATCGATGAAATTAATTGAATTATCGAACCCGAACCATCCATTGCTTCGCAAAATTTTAACAGAAGCTCCTGGAACATACCATCACAGCATCATGGTTGCCAATTTAGCGGAGGCTGCTTGTGAAGCAATTGGCGCAAACGGTTTATTAGCGCGCGTTGCTTGCTATTACCATGATATCGGGAAAACGAAGCGCCCCCGCTATTTTATCGAAAATCAAATAGGTGGTAATCCGCATGACCACTTATCGCCACAGTTAAGCAAAAATATTATTCTTGCCCACGTATCTGATGGGGTTGCTATTTTAAAAAAGCATCGCATGCCGAAAGAAATTATCGACATTGCTGAACAGCATCATGGAACGACATTGTTAAAATATTTTTATCATAAAGCGCTTGAGCAGATGGGCTATGTGTCCGAGGAAGAATTTCGCTATCCTGGACCGAAGCCGCAAACGAAAGAGGCGGCGATCATTAGCATCGCTGATAGCGTGGAAGCGGCGGTGCGATCGCTTTCTAATCCATCTCAGGAAAAGATTGAAAAAATTGTCCGCGGCATTATTGCCGAACGGCTGCAAGACAATCAATTGAACGAGTGTGATATCACGTTAAAGGAGTTAGAAACGGTAGCGACATCGCTTTGTGAAACGCTAAATGGCGTATTCCATTCGCGAATTGAATATCCGGAGATTCGAAAGGAAAAGGTGAAACACGCATGATTCTCAACATTGACTTTATCGACGAGACAAATGAAGTGACAAAAGAACAAATGGATATCATCAAACGGCTGCTAAACTATGCGGCAGAAATCGAGCATGTTCCTAATGGAGCAGAAGTGGGCATTTCGTTTGTGGATAATGAGCGAATTCGCATCATCAATCGCGACTATCGGGGAAAAGACCAACCGACAGATGTCATCTCCTTCGCTCTCGAGGAAAAGGGAGAAGGAGAAGTTGAAATTGTCGGCGCGGACGTTCCTCCGTTGCTTGGCGATATCATTATTTCGATTCCAAAGGCGAAAGAACAGGCGAAAGAGTATGGACATTCGTTCATGCGCGAGCTTGGCTTTTTAGCGGTGCACGGTTTTTTGCATTTGTTAGGATATGATCATAAAACAGAAGAAGAAGAAAAAATTATGTTTTCCAAACAAAAAGATATCCTAGAACGATATGGGTTGACGAGATAAAATATGAATTGGAGAAAAGAAAGAAAACGGTTTGCTTGCGCATGGGCGGGAATTGTCGCTGCGGTAAAAAAAGAAGCGCATATGCGCGTTCATATTGTGTTGGCTATTGTTGCGATAATTGTCGCGGCGGCCTTTCACATTTCCAAGCTGGAATGGCTTATTCTTTTGTTAACGATTGGAAGTGTCATTACGTTGGAACTAGTAAATACGGCGATAGAACGTGTCGTTGATTTAGTGACGACAGACTCTCATCCTTTAGCGAAAGCGGCGAAAGATATCGCTGCGGGTGCCGTCTTGGTCGCTGCAGTTGTTGCAGTTATTGTTGGAATCATCATCTTTCTGCCATATCTCGTATAACAAATATGCAGAAAAATTCTAATTTTTCTGTCACATTTTTAATTAAGAAAGATGAAAATTACAGAGATTTTTTGTAAAATAAAAGAAGGAAGCTTATTGCTCCTCTGGCGGGAAAGGAAGAAAAACGTTGAGAACAAATGAACTGATCGAAGAGGCGAAAAAGGCGAGAGAGTACGCTTACGTCCCTTACTCGAAATTTAAAGTTGGCGCTGCATTGTTAACAAAAGACGGGAAAGTGTACCGCGGCTGCAATATTGAAAACGCCGCTTATAGCATGTGTAATTGCGCGGAACGGACGGCGCTTTTTAAGGCGTATTCGGAAGGGGATACAGAATTTGTCGCACTTGCTGTTATCGCTGACGCGCCCCGTCCGGTACCGCCCTGCGGTGCATGCCGCCAGGTCATTTTTGAACTATGTCCAAGTGATATGAAGGTAATATTGGCAAATTTAAACGGTGATATTGCCGAATTAACAGTGAAAGAACTATTACCAAAAGCTTTTTCAGCGGAGGATTTGCATGAATAAGGAAGGATACAAATCAGGATTCGTTTCCATTGTTGGTAGACCAAACGTTGGAAAATCGACATTTTTAAACCGCGTCATTGGTCAAAAAATCGCGATTATGAGCGATAAGCCGCAAACGACGCGCAATAAAATTCAAGGTGTTTACACAACAGATGACGCGCAAATTGTTTTTATTGATACGCCAGGAATGCATAAGCCGAAACATAAGCTTGGCGATTTTATGATGAAAGTAGCGTTAAACGCGTTAAAAGAAGTGGATCTTATTTTATTTATGATTAACGCCGAAGAAGGATTTGGGCGCGGTGACGCGTATATTATTGAACGGCTGAAAGAAGTAAATA contains:
- a CDS encoding HD family phosphohydrolase, yielding MERIRFFLEHINHVRFVRYLLFLFLGLFLFTALYAQVKPRQYEMRLFDIATETIRSPITIEDKETTEKLKKEAANKVADVYTLKKEYAENRVDLISSLFTTIVEIQDEARGKNKEQAEMVDKLKERLPQEWFSYLSEGEWEKLLQAAPEDINTAKEAAVTAVHSIMAERITKSELERARAKVQDELEYVILPPALKKIVVKLTKQAIIPNVIYDRAATEEKRRQAMDEVKPVKILQGQVIVEEGQFITNEIYRQLQLVGLLQNDRSFQPLIGLFLFVLLLLSPVIYYFGREKTNTNLFVYATIFTIMILVMELIRLIPESDTFSAGYLVPVAFGTMLVRIFIGERMAIITSILCAVCGSLMFHEETGTNGTIQVSLAVYLVTSGLAGSFFLHKQLRKAKIWQAGVFVAFINIVVMLALNLLKNGHYSLAETGIFLLMAFASGIFSAILTIGLLPVLEASFGILSSMKLIELSNPNHPLLRKILTEAPGTYHHSIMVANLAEAACEAIGANGLLARVACYYHDIGKTKRPRYFIENQIGGNPHDHLSPQLSKNIILAHVSDGVAILKKHRMPKEIIDIAEQHHGTTLLKYFYHKALEQMGYVSEEEFRYPGPKPQTKEAAIISIADSVEAAVRSLSNPSQEKIEKIVRGIIAERLQDNQLNECDITLKELETVATSLCETLNGVFHSRIEYPEIRKEKVKHA
- a CDS encoding PhoH family protein; its protein translation is MSEEFVTISQQLENANEAIALFGIHDAHLKRMEQELGVSIVTRGESVSVSGTPEQVQLVDDLLRHLLILIRKGISISERDVMYAIQLAKQGTLDYLISLYEEEIIKNAKGKSIRVKTLGQRHYVSAIKQHDLVFGIGPAGTGKTYLAVVMAVCALKSGQVKRIILTRPAVEAGESLGFLPGDLKEKVDPYLRPLYDALHDVLGVDHTQRLIERGTIEIAPLAYMRGRTLEDAFVILDEAQNTTPAQMKMFLTRLGFGSKMVITGDISQVDLPKGVKSGLAVAKEILGAVSGVSFVFLEETDVVRHPLVAKIIEAYEEAGM
- the yqfC gene encoding sporulation protein YqfC, translating into MVKKWRQHMRRWLTDKLELPADIVMDLPRITMVGQIHIYVENHRGLLTFSDKELRLLLKQGQLLVRGEKFVIKTILPEEILLEGKISQVIYIDE
- the yqfD gene encoding sporulation protein YqfD, producing the protein MKNQWINLLEGSVRVKAQGKGVERLINACVRNDIAVWNVKKHGDHIATFFILLKDVRRLRIVARKSDCKLYFVGKVGFPFFFKNMLTNLGVFVGVCFFFAIVFMLSNMIWGIDIKGAKPETEYRILKELKQMGIEKGALQFFIDDPVTIQKKLMDRIDNITWIGVELKGTTFYFQVVEKNEPKEPKKIGARYLVARKEAVITDMFVEKGQPLVSVNDHVTKGQLLVSGIIGKEGRTTFVPARGKIFGETWYKSTVVLPLEATFQVLTGKYIEKHYIAVKNISIPIWGVQKPTFRHYKIDRQKRPLRFWKWDLPIYYERVVFRETQEAKRSYTWEEALAKAKELAREELKAKLPEDAKIKGEKVLHQARENGKVRVELHYQVIENIAIPQPIVQGD
- a CDS encoding GatB/YqeY domain-containing protein, encoding MGLLDRLNDDMKQTMKNKEKDKLSVLRMLKAALQNEAIKLGKSQLSEDEELTVLSRELKQRKDSLQEFENAGRMDLVEKAKAEIEIVQLYMPKQLTEEELLEIVKQTIAEVGASSKADMGKVMGAIMPKVKGKADGSLVNKLVQQQLSQ
- the ybeY gene encoding rRNA maturation RNase YbeY is translated as MILNIDFIDETNEVTKEQMDIIKRLLNYAAEIEHVPNGAEVGISFVDNERIRIINRDYRGKDQPTDVISFALEEKGEGEVEIVGADVPPLLGDIIISIPKAKEQAKEYGHSFMRELGFLAVHGFLHLLGYDHKTEEEEKIMFSKQKDILERYGLTR
- a CDS encoding cytidine deaminase produces the protein MRTNELIEEAKKAREYAYVPYSKFKVGAALLTKDGKVYRGCNIENAAYSMCNCAERTALFKAYSEGDTEFVALAVIADAPRPVPPCGACRQVIFELCPSDMKVILANLNGDIAELTVKELLPKAFSAEDLHE
- a CDS encoding diacylglycerol kinase family protein; this encodes MNWRKERKRFACAWAGIVAAVKKEAHMRVHIVLAIVAIIVAAAFHISKLEWLILLLTIGSVITLELVNTAIERVVDLVTTDSHPLAKAAKDIAAGAVLVAAVVAVIVGIIIFLPYLV